In the Passer domesticus isolate bPasDom1 chromosome 4, bPasDom1.hap1, whole genome shotgun sequence genome, one interval contains:
- the CTSO gene encoding cathepsin O isoform X3: protein MGLTRICRRFCISLNHKESAKRIRLLNSLSKDNTTAVYGINQFSHLFPEEFKAIYLRSMPHKVPRYIKVPKGKEKPLPVKFDWRDKKVIAGVRNQQTCGGCWAFSVVGGIESAYAIKRSTLEELSVQQVIDCSYNNYGCSGGSTVSALSWLNQTKVKLVRDSEYTFKAQTGLCHYFERSDFGVSITGFAAYDFSGQEEEMMRMLVSWGPLAVTVDAISWQDYLGGIIQYHCSSGRPNHAVLITGFDRTGSIPYWIVQNSWGPTWGIDGYVRVKMGGNVCGIADTVSAVFV from the exons ATGGGGTTAACTCGTATCTGCAGACGTTTTTGCATATCTCTCAACCACAAG GAAAGTGCTAAAAGAATTAGATTATTGAATTCATTATCAAAAGATAATACGACTGCTGTCTATGGAATCAATCAGTTTTCTCACCTGTTTCCTGAAGAGTTCAAAG CTATTTACTTGAGAAGCATGCCTCACAAAGTTCCCAGATATATAAAAGTgccaaaggggaaggaaaagcctCTGCCAGTGAAGTTTGACTGGAGGGACAAGAAAGTCATTGCAGGAGTGAGAAATCAGCAGACA TGTGGAGGCTGCTGGGCTTTCAGCGTGGTAGGTGGCATAGAATCTGCCTATGCAATTAAAAGAAGCACCCTGGAAGAGCTCAGTGTGCAGCAAGTTATTGACTGCTCTTACAATAACTACGGCTGCAGCGGGGGATCCACTGTTAGCGCTCTGAGCTGGCTGAACCAG ACCAAAGTAAAACTCGTGAGAGATTCAGAATACACTTTCAAAGCTCAGACAGGACTGTGCCATTATTTTGAGCGCTCAGATTTTGGAGTTTCAATAACAGGATTTGCTGCATATGATTTCAG TGGTCAAGAAGAGGAAATGATGAGGATGCTTGTCAGCTGGGGCCCTTTGGCAGTGACAGTCGATGCCATTAGCTGGCAGGATTATCTCGGTGGAATCATACAATATCACTGCTCCAGTGGAAGACCAAATCATGCTGTTCTTATCACTGGTTTTGACAGAACAG GTAGCATTCCTTACTGGATTGTACAGAACTCTTGGGGGCCGACATGGGGAATAGATGGATACGTTCGTGTTAAGATGGGCGGCAATGTCTGTG
- the CTSO gene encoding cathepsin O isoform X1, with amino-acid sequence MARWPLAVLALLPCLLRPGSAALTAPAGARLRERGGGGREREGAAAALRESAKRIRLLNSLSKDNTTAVYGINQFSHLFPEEFKAIYLRSMPHKVPRYIKVPKGKEKPLPVKFDWRDKKVIAGVRNQQTCGGCWAFSVVGGIESAYAIKRSTLEELSVQQVIDCSYNNYGCSGGSTVSALSWLNQTKVKLVRDSEYTFKAQTGLCHYFERSDFGVSITGFAAYDFSGQEEEMMRMLVSWGPLAVTVDAISWQDYLGGIIQYHCSSGRPNHAVLITGFDRTGSIPYWIVQNSWGPTWGIDGYVRVKMGGNVCGIADTVSAVFV; translated from the exons ATGGCGCGGTGGCCGCTGGCGGTGCTGGCGCTGCTCCCGTGCCTGCTgcggccgggcagcgccgcccTCACGGCGCCCGCGGGCGCCCGGCTGCGGGAGCGGGGTGGCGGCGGCCGGGAGCGAGAGGGAGCGGCGGCGGCTCTGCGG GAAAGTGCTAAAAGAATTAGATTATTGAATTCATTATCAAAAGATAATACGACTGCTGTCTATGGAATCAATCAGTTTTCTCACCTGTTTCCTGAAGAGTTCAAAG CTATTTACTTGAGAAGCATGCCTCACAAAGTTCCCAGATATATAAAAGTgccaaaggggaaggaaaagcctCTGCCAGTGAAGTTTGACTGGAGGGACAAGAAAGTCATTGCAGGAGTGAGAAATCAGCAGACA TGTGGAGGCTGCTGGGCTTTCAGCGTGGTAGGTGGCATAGAATCTGCCTATGCAATTAAAAGAAGCACCCTGGAAGAGCTCAGTGTGCAGCAAGTTATTGACTGCTCTTACAATAACTACGGCTGCAGCGGGGGATCCACTGTTAGCGCTCTGAGCTGGCTGAACCAG ACCAAAGTAAAACTCGTGAGAGATTCAGAATACACTTTCAAAGCTCAGACAGGACTGTGCCATTATTTTGAGCGCTCAGATTTTGGAGTTTCAATAACAGGATTTGCTGCATATGATTTCAG TGGTCAAGAAGAGGAAATGATGAGGATGCTTGTCAGCTGGGGCCCTTTGGCAGTGACAGTCGATGCCATTAGCTGGCAGGATTATCTCGGTGGAATCATACAATATCACTGCTCCAGTGGAAGACCAAATCATGCTGTTCTTATCACTGGTTTTGACAGAACAG GTAGCATTCCTTACTGGATTGTACAGAACTCTTGGGGGCCGACATGGGGAATAGATGGATACGTTCGTGTTAAGATGGGCGGCAATGTCTGTG
- the CTSO gene encoding cathepsin O isoform X2 has product MKDEFQESAKRIRLLNSLSKDNTTAVYGINQFSHLFPEEFKAIYLRSMPHKVPRYIKVPKGKEKPLPVKFDWRDKKVIAGVRNQQTCGGCWAFSVVGGIESAYAIKRSTLEELSVQQVIDCSYNNYGCSGGSTVSALSWLNQTKVKLVRDSEYTFKAQTGLCHYFERSDFGVSITGFAAYDFSGQEEEMMRMLVSWGPLAVTVDAISWQDYLGGIIQYHCSSGRPNHAVLITGFDRTGSIPYWIVQNSWGPTWGIDGYVRVKMGGNVCGIADTVSAVFV; this is encoded by the exons ATGAAGGATGAATTTCAG GAAAGTGCTAAAAGAATTAGATTATTGAATTCATTATCAAAAGATAATACGACTGCTGTCTATGGAATCAATCAGTTTTCTCACCTGTTTCCTGAAGAGTTCAAAG CTATTTACTTGAGAAGCATGCCTCACAAAGTTCCCAGATATATAAAAGTgccaaaggggaaggaaaagcctCTGCCAGTGAAGTTTGACTGGAGGGACAAGAAAGTCATTGCAGGAGTGAGAAATCAGCAGACA TGTGGAGGCTGCTGGGCTTTCAGCGTGGTAGGTGGCATAGAATCTGCCTATGCAATTAAAAGAAGCACCCTGGAAGAGCTCAGTGTGCAGCAAGTTATTGACTGCTCTTACAATAACTACGGCTGCAGCGGGGGATCCACTGTTAGCGCTCTGAGCTGGCTGAACCAG ACCAAAGTAAAACTCGTGAGAGATTCAGAATACACTTTCAAAGCTCAGACAGGACTGTGCCATTATTTTGAGCGCTCAGATTTTGGAGTTTCAATAACAGGATTTGCTGCATATGATTTCAG TGGTCAAGAAGAGGAAATGATGAGGATGCTTGTCAGCTGGGGCCCTTTGGCAGTGACAGTCGATGCCATTAGCTGGCAGGATTATCTCGGTGGAATCATACAATATCACTGCTCCAGTGGAAGACCAAATCATGCTGTTCTTATCACTGGTTTTGACAGAACAG GTAGCATTCCTTACTGGATTGTACAGAACTCTTGGGGGCCGACATGGGGAATAGATGGATACGTTCGTGTTAAGATGGGCGGCAATGTCTGTG